A region from the Maridesulfovibrio zosterae DSM 11974 genome encodes:
- a CDS encoding glycosyltransferase, whose product MKKSILFIAYDFPPILSPESIQVQRRALALAANGHRVHVLTACESPDFEFVDSSLSKDHENLTVQRVDRLPAEKMLHYICGGLEITDRKFWWKFPAAKKALNIISEFNIKNIYTHSTPLVNHLAGLAVKAVNPDIHWTAHFSDPWTLNPYISYRTVVQKKINKIYERSVITKCDVITVTSEKTRTLFATGLNADKDKVKVLPHVFDSALYTHRKNEPAKKIIAHTGNIYGLRSIAPLIDAVEKVQPENLEFHFYGRMKEEERKLAEEKCPGLIRIIEPIPYLDSIKVLSEADILMVIDAPLKDSPFFPSKLADYIGAGKPIAALTPLSSTTTDIIRSIQKDMLIANSADVSSIKALLRRLDKVDSTILLEDGRKLYDMNNSYENICEALINE is encoded by the coding sequence ATGAAAAAATCAATTCTTTTTATAGCATATGACTTCCCTCCAATCCTCTCCCCTGAGTCAATTCAAGTTCAGCGTAGAGCCCTTGCACTGGCTGCTAACGGGCACCGCGTGCACGTTCTTACTGCATGCGAGAGTCCTGATTTTGAATTTGTAGATTCATCACTATCCAAAGATCATGAAAACCTGACCGTTCAAAGAGTGGATAGACTGCCTGCGGAAAAAATGCTGCACTATATCTGTGGAGGGCTTGAAATTACCGACCGCAAATTCTGGTGGAAATTTCCAGCAGCCAAAAAGGCCCTTAATATTATATCTGAATTTAATATAAAAAATATATACACCCACTCCACTCCTTTGGTTAACCATCTGGCAGGATTGGCGGTAAAAGCTGTAAACCCTGATATTCACTGGACTGCCCACTTTTCTGATCCATGGACTCTTAACCCGTATATTTCCTATAGAACTGTAGTTCAAAAAAAGATCAATAAAATCTATGAGCGCTCAGTTATCACAAAATGTGATGTTATCACTGTTACATCAGAAAAAACACGAACTCTATTTGCTACCGGACTTAATGCAGATAAGGATAAGGTTAAAGTTCTGCCCCATGTATTTGACTCTGCACTCTATACTCATAGAAAAAATGAGCCTGCCAAAAAGATTATTGCCCACACAGGCAATATTTATGGGCTGCGCTCAATAGCACCATTGATAGATGCTGTTGAGAAAGTTCAGCCTGAAAATCTTGAATTCCATTTCTATGGACGAATGAAAGAGGAAGAAAGGAAACTGGCTGAAGAAAAATGTCCGGGTCTGATCAGGATTATTGAACCGATACCATACCTCGATTCCATTAAAGTCCTCTCAGAAGCAGATATTCTTATGGTTATTGACGCTCCTTTGAAGGACTCACCTTTCTTTCCCTCAAAGCTCGCTGATTATATCGGAGCAGGAAAACCAATCGCTGCACTGACTCCGCTTTCATCAACTACAACGGATATAATACGCAGCATTCAAAAAGACATGCTTATTGCAAACAGTGCCGATGTTTCGTCAATAAAAGCATTGCTTAGACGATTGGATAAAGTAGATTCGACCATTCTTTTAGAAGATGGAAGAAAATTATACGACATGAATAACAGCTACGAAAATATTTGCGAGGCACTCATAAATGAATAA
- a CDS encoding glycosyltransferase has protein sequence MPKTLLVIITDRLSQIIEKGELIDRYYNPGGVFDDVHIMMTNDDQPDLKELQRTVGDAKLTIHNLPTGLRLLGTTLWRPFLLRRWAGKAVILANEIKPQMVRCYGNFLNAYAGARIKEKLGIPLYISLHTQPDETRANAAVDFKTQIFYALSKSIEKYSLKNADKVSCVYGSIKKYALSKGASTPVVAYNVINPQNIVRKKDYSCAGPLKILYVGRVIPAKNPENIIMALADQKAELTVIGTGTKIPAIKELVKELGIQSKVKFIQAMPNDEICRTMHAYDLFAGHSQYSEIPKTVLEASLCGLPILFNSRKGSQVPEFENDIVKLVDDSVAGYQAGINFFLSESNRKEYGLKATDYAVKNWEPEYAESIFSNIHKELINI, from the coding sequence ATGCCTAAAACTCTCTTAGTCATCATAACAGATCGCCTTTCTCAAATTATTGAGAAAGGCGAACTTATTGACCGCTACTATAACCCAGGCGGGGTCTTCGATGATGTTCACATCATGATGACCAATGATGACCAGCCAGATCTGAAAGAACTACAGAGAACAGTAGGCGATGCAAAATTGACGATCCACAATCTTCCCACAGGTCTGCGGCTTTTGGGTACAACTCTGTGGCGCCCGTTCTTGCTGCGTAGATGGGCTGGAAAAGCTGTAATACTTGCAAACGAAATCAAACCACAAATGGTCCGGTGCTACGGAAACTTCCTTAACGCTTATGCTGGAGCAAGAATTAAGGAGAAACTGGGCATACCTCTTTATATCTCACTGCACACCCAGCCGGATGAAACCAGAGCTAATGCAGCAGTAGATTTCAAAACCCAAATTTTCTACGCACTCTCAAAGAGTATTGAGAAATATTCTTTAAAGAATGCAGATAAAGTAAGCTGTGTTTATGGGTCTATTAAGAAATATGCTCTCAGCAAAGGAGCAAGTACTCCTGTTGTGGCGTATAACGTTATTAACCCACAAAATATTGTTCGGAAAAAAGACTATTCATGCGCCGGACCCTTAAAAATTTTATATGTAGGAAGAGTTATCCCTGCTAAAAATCCTGAAAATATTATAATGGCATTAGCTGACCAGAAAGCCGAGCTGACTGTAATCGGAACAGGGACTAAGATTCCTGCGATTAAAGAACTGGTAAAAGAGCTCGGCATACAAAGTAAAGTTAAGTTTATTCAAGCAATGCCTAATGACGAGATATGCAGGACAATGCATGCCTATGATCTTTTCGCAGGTCATTCTCAATACAGTGAAATACCCAAGACAGTGCTCGAGGCTTCACTATGCGGATTGCCCATCCTTTTCAATTCACGTAAAGGAAGCCAAGTCCCTGAATTTGAAAATGATATAGTAAAATTAGTAGATGATTCAGTTGCTGGATATCAAGCAGGAATTAATTTTTTTCTAAGCGAATCCAACCGCAAAGAGTACGGGCTGAAAGCTACTGATTATGCAGTTAAAAATTGGGAACCTGAATATGCTGAATCTATTTTTTCCAACATTCACAAAGAGTTGATAAATATATGA
- a CDS encoding DegT/DnrJ/EryC1/StrS family aminotransferase, with translation MNIPFIDLKTQFSRVEEQVRKNMDAVLEHGAYIMGPEIPALEEKLADYCGTKYALGCASGTDALTLALMSLDIKPGDAVFTTPFTFFATAETIALLGATPVFVDIDPVTFNIDPEKLDKTIEAMKGAENGCPLPKVDGLTPKGIISVDIFGLPADFDAIKAVADKHDLFLIEDAAQSFGGEYKGKKAGSLGKIACTSFFPAKPLGCYGDGGMCFTDDEKLIERLRSHRVHGQGPDRYDNVRLGITGRLDSLQAAALLAKFEIFPEEVELRDKVAATYAELLADIDGLTAPSAPEGYRSVWAQYCSLAKDGEHRKRIQDALAAKKIASPIYYPIPLHLQTAFKDLGYTAGDCPVSENAASRIFAIPMHPYLEKDQQKYIADIIRNA, from the coding sequence ATGAATATCCCTTTTATTGACCTAAAAACACAGTTTTCCCGAGTAGAAGAACAGGTTCGCAAAAACATGGATGCAGTGCTCGAACATGGAGCATACATCATGGGACCTGAAATACCGGCTCTTGAAGAAAAACTGGCAGACTATTGCGGCACCAAGTATGCTCTTGGTTGTGCATCCGGAACAGATGCATTGACTCTGGCACTTATGTCACTTGACATTAAACCGGGCGATGCCGTTTTCACAACACCATTCACCTTTTTTGCTACTGCTGAAACAATTGCCCTCCTCGGTGCGACTCCTGTATTCGTCGATATTGATCCGGTAACGTTCAACATTGATCCTGAAAAGCTTGATAAAACCATTGAAGCAATGAAAGGCGCAGAGAACGGCTGCCCGCTACCGAAAGTAGACGGACTTACTCCTAAGGGTATTATCTCAGTTGATATCTTCGGACTCCCCGCTGACTTTGATGCGATCAAAGCTGTTGCAGACAAACATGATCTCTTCCTTATTGAAGATGCTGCACAGAGCTTCGGCGGAGAATACAAAGGCAAGAAGGCAGGTTCGCTCGGTAAAATTGCCTGCACATCCTTCTTCCCCGCAAAACCTCTCGGATGTTACGGCGATGGCGGTATGTGCTTTACCGATGATGAAAAACTGATTGAGCGCCTTCGCTCTCACCGTGTGCATGGACAGGGCCCTGACAGATATGACAATGTCCGCCTTGGTATCACTGGACGCCTCGACAGCCTTCAGGCTGCAGCATTATTAGCTAAATTTGAAATATTCCCTGAAGAAGTAGAACTGCGTGACAAAGTTGCTGCTACCTACGCTGAACTCCTTGCAGATATTGATGGTCTGACCGCTCCTTCTGCTCCTGAAGGATACCGTTCCGTATGGGCACAGTATTGCTCTCTTGCAAAAGACGGCGAGCATCGTAAACGTATCCAGGATGCTCTTGCTGCCAAAAAAATTGCTTCTCCGATCTACTACCCAATTCCTCTGCACCTGCAGACAGCTTTTAAAGATTTGGGATACACCGCTGGTGACTGCCCAGTAAGTGAAAATGCTGCAAGCCGTATCTTTGCAATTCCCATGCATCCTTACCTTGAAAAGGACCAGCAGAAATATATCGCAGACATTATCAGAAATGCCTAA
- a CDS encoding winged helix-turn-helix domain-containing protein, whose product MLKELFTSKTRIKLLLKLFLNPDVSSYLRELAAEFDVSPNAMKEELDGLSEAGYLNKKKEGRYIYYNANSTHPFFPEISSIVRKYIGIDQILEYILSTIGDVDSVYILDDYAKGIDSGIIDVLIIGDETNAERIGELCSKAEEAIKRKIRFMILNTDEFKKTSNIYLRRPNWKVV is encoded by the coding sequence ATGCTAAAGGAACTATTCACATCAAAAACTCGTATTAAGCTGCTGCTGAAACTCTTCCTCAACCCGGATGTTTCATCCTATTTACGGGAACTTGCAGCCGAATTCGATGTTTCACCAAACGCTATGAAAGAAGAATTGGACGGGCTTAGTGAGGCAGGCTACCTTAACAAAAAAAAGGAAGGCCGCTACATCTATTACAACGCCAATTCAACCCATCCCTTTTTCCCTGAAATAAGTTCCATTGTACGAAAATACATAGGTATCGACCAAATTCTTGAGTACATTCTCTCAACCATCGGAGATGTAGACTCTGTATATATCCTTGATGATTATGCAAAGGGAATAGACTCAGGAATCATTGATGTCCTTATCATCGGAGATGAAACTAATGCGGAACGAATCGGTGAGCTTTGTTCTAAGGCAGAAGAAGCCATAAAGCGCAAAATAAGATTTATGATTCTCAACACTGACGAGTTTAAAAAGACAAGTAATATATATTTAAGACGACCTAACTGGAAGGTTGTCTAA
- a CDS encoding polysaccharide biosynthesis protein produces MIHNLRNANFYLMVILDLIIFVAAFYGAYLFRFDFALPAYARTQCFELLKYTVIIKFSVFLGLGLYRGMWRYTSLRDLWHILEATFLQSIILVTVVLYKFGFGGFSRGIFIIDWMLTVFLCSGIRVIIRSFFAYRDGNAIQFSPEACPADGNNVLIIGAGRAGEKVVREIISSGQLKYKPVGFLDNDKAKRGRTIHGVPVLGQLSDLHELLENKCVNEILIAIAEASGEQMRIIIESCKETGLPYKILPAMEEIINGKVGIKALRDVSYQDLLGRSPIQLDTSRISKSLSDKTVLVTGCGGSIGSELVRQVVRFNPAKLILVDSSEANLYAIQMELHHEIKFHNYVTVLGSVQDFELLDSTFQKFKPHTVFHAAAYKHVPMMERNPWQAVHNNICGTKNVMTAADKHGVNRFVIVSTDKAVRPTNIMGASKRITELLMRLFHNSKTTFMAVRFGNVVGSSGSVVPLFRRQIEKGGPVTVTHPNVTRYFMSISEAAQLILQAGVMADGGEIFILEMGLPVKIADMARDLIRLSGKEPDKDIEIVFTGLREGEKLYEELITEGENIVRTEHDKIMVLKAFEENYQEYSFKLKEKLSRMTAAADKFDAKKVRELLHETVPEFDEEG; encoded by the coding sequence ATGATCCACAATCTTCGCAATGCAAATTTCTATTTGATGGTCATTTTAGACCTGATAATCTTCGTAGCTGCTTTTTACGGAGCCTACCTGTTTCGCTTCGACTTCGCACTGCCGGCATATGCCAGAACCCAGTGCTTTGAGCTGCTCAAATACACTGTAATTATTAAATTTTCCGTTTTTCTAGGCCTTGGACTGTATCGGGGGATGTGGCGCTACACCAGCCTGCGTGATCTATGGCATATTCTTGAAGCAACTTTTCTACAGTCAATAATATTGGTCACTGTTGTCCTGTACAAATTCGGTTTCGGTGGTTTTTCACGCGGAATATTTATAATCGACTGGATGCTGACCGTATTTCTTTGCAGCGGTATCAGAGTTATCATCCGTTCTTTTTTTGCTTACCGGGATGGGAATGCCATACAATTTTCACCGGAAGCATGTCCTGCAGACGGAAATAATGTCTTAATTATAGGGGCAGGAAGAGCCGGTGAAAAAGTCGTCCGTGAAATAATAAGCAGCGGACAGCTTAAATACAAACCTGTTGGATTTCTGGACAATGATAAAGCTAAACGCGGAAGGACAATTCACGGAGTCCCCGTACTGGGGCAGCTGTCTGACTTACATGAATTGCTTGAAAACAAATGCGTTAACGAAATTCTTATTGCTATAGCTGAAGCTTCCGGTGAACAAATGCGTATAATTATAGAATCCTGCAAAGAAACAGGACTGCCCTATAAGATATTGCCCGCAATGGAAGAAATAATTAACGGTAAAGTAGGCATTAAAGCTTTAAGGGATGTAAGTTATCAAGACTTGCTGGGTCGCTCTCCCATTCAGCTTGATACATCACGTATCAGCAAGTCTCTGTCTGATAAAACCGTTCTGGTAACCGGGTGCGGAGGTTCTATCGGTTCTGAACTGGTACGGCAGGTGGTGCGCTTCAATCCGGCAAAGCTTATCCTTGTGGATTCCAGTGAAGCCAACCTTTACGCTATCCAGATGGAACTCCACCATGAAATTAAATTTCATAACTATGTCACTGTTCTGGGATCAGTACAGGACTTTGAACTTCTGGACAGCACATTCCAAAAATTCAAACCACATACAGTTTTTCATGCTGCTGCCTACAAACATGTTCCAATGATGGAACGTAATCCATGGCAGGCCGTACATAATAATATATGCGGTACAAAAAATGTTATGACCGCAGCAGATAAGCATGGTGTTAACCGCTTCGTCATAGTCTCCACCGATAAAGCAGTACGTCCAACCAATATAATGGGTGCATCAAAAAGAATTACAGAACTACTTATGCGCCTGTTTCATAATTCTAAAACGACTTTTATGGCTGTTCGCTTCGGTAATGTTGTCGGCTCATCAGGTTCTGTTGTACCGCTCTTCCGCAGACAGATTGAAAAAGGTGGCCCGGTAACCGTCACCCACCCCAATGTAACCCGCTATTTTATGTCCATTTCCGAGGCAGCACAGCTTATTTTACAGGCCGGAGTTATGGCTGATGGTGGTGAAATTTTTATTCTTGAAATGGGACTGCCAGTTAAAATTGCCGACATGGCCCGTGACCTTATCCGCCTTTCCGGAAAGGAACCGGACAAAGATATTGAGATTGTTTTCACCGGACTTAGAGAAGGTGAAAAACTATACGAAGAACTCATCACTGAAGGCGAAAATATCGTCCGAACAGAGCATGACAAAATAATGGTTCTCAAAGCTTTTGAGGAGAACTACCAAGAATACTCTTTTAAGCTGAAAGAAAAGCTCTCCAGAATGACTGCAGCCGCTGATAAATTTGATGCAAAGAAGGTCCGCGAACTGCTTCACGAAACTGTTCCTGAATTTGATGAAGAAGGATAG
- a CDS encoding DegT/DnrJ/EryC1/StrS family aminotransferase: MSANNKRVYLSPPHMGGAEQEYVQQAFESNFIAPLGPMVNGFEQDFSKLSGLKHCAALSSGTAALHIAQHILGIGPNDIVLASSLTFIGSVSSATFLGAEAAFIDSDYKSWNMDPDLLAEAVEYYIALGRKPKAVVPTDLYGQCADYDRILEILEPHGIPIVVDAAESVGATYKGRHAGKGALMAAYSFNGNKIITTSGGGLLASDDEEIISRARWLSQQAKEPLPYYEHKEIGFNYRMSNLVAAVGRGQLEVLQDRVNRKREIFDLYKEALSGCTGISFMPEAEYGRCNRWLTVILIDEKEFGATPDQVRIALENENIESRPVWKPMHMQPVFSKNKIFGGQVSEDLFKRGLCLPSGTAMTQDDMDRTVKIIKGCGK; this comes from the coding sequence GTGTCTGCAAATAATAAACGTGTATATCTTTCACCGCCTCATATGGGTGGAGCTGAGCAGGAGTATGTTCAGCAGGCTTTTGAAAGCAACTTCATCGCTCCCCTGGGCCCTATGGTCAATGGTTTTGAACAGGACTTTTCAAAGCTGAGCGGACTCAAACATTGCGCGGCTCTGTCCAGCGGCACAGCAGCTCTTCATATTGCGCAGCATATTCTTGGTATAGGCCCGAACGATATTGTTCTTGCTTCATCGCTCACTTTTATCGGCAGTGTCAGCTCGGCCACCTTTTTAGGGGCAGAAGCCGCTTTCATTGATTCAGATTACAAATCATGGAATATGGATCCGGATCTGCTTGCCGAAGCCGTAGAATATTATATTGCACTAGGACGTAAGCCTAAAGCTGTTGTTCCTACTGATCTTTATGGGCAATGCGCAGACTATGACCGTATCCTGGAGATCCTTGAACCACATGGAATTCCTATTGTTGTAGACGCAGCAGAATCTGTCGGTGCCACCTATAAAGGGCGCCACGCAGGTAAAGGTGCACTCATGGCAGCTTATTCATTTAACGGTAATAAAATTATCACCACTTCCGGCGGAGGATTGCTTGCCTCTGATGACGAAGAAATCATTTCCCGTGCCCGCTGGCTTTCCCAGCAGGCTAAAGAACCGCTACCGTACTATGAACACAAAGAAATAGGCTTTAACTATCGCATGTCCAACCTTGTGGCAGCTGTAGGACGTGGTCAGCTCGAAGTTTTACAGGACAGAGTGAACCGTAAACGTGAAATTTTTGATCTCTATAAAGAAGCTCTTTCAGGATGCACTGGAATATCTTTTATGCCTGAAGCAGAATATGGCCGATGCAACCGATGGCTTACAGTCATTCTCATCGATGAAAAAGAATTCGGTGCAACGCCAGATCAGGTCCGTATTGCGCTTGAAAATGAAAATATTGAATCCCGTCCGGTATGGAAGCCCATGCACATGCAGCCGGTGTTCAGCAAAAATAAAATCTTTGGCGGTCAGGTCAGTGAGGATCTTTTTAAACGAGGTTTATGTCTGCCATCTGGAACAGCTATGACTCAGGATGATATGGACAGAACTGTTAAAATTATAAAAGGCTGTGGTAAATAA
- a CDS encoding acetyltransferase, producing MKKILIFGAGGHGQVVADALLLMDGADPAAFLDDGVPAGTKILGIPVTGGFTSYREIPHDGIVLALGNAELRKKIFKQLTEDGEKMFTVIHPSTVISPNVKIGDGCMIMAGAVINTGAEIKDNTIINTNSTIEHHNSIGPHSHIAPGSTLGGEVVVGEESMVGIGATVLPRINMGSRSTLGAGSTAIKNIPDDTTWVGTPAKELINK from the coding sequence ATGAAAAAAATTCTTATTTTTGGAGCAGGAGGTCATGGTCAGGTTGTTGCTGATGCCCTTCTGTTAATGGACGGAGCTGATCCGGCTGCATTTCTTGATGACGGAGTTCCTGCCGGGACAAAAATTCTCGGTATTCCCGTTACCGGAGGATTTACCAGTTATCGAGAAATCCCCCATGATGGAATTGTTTTGGCATTAGGAAATGCTGAACTTCGTAAAAAAATTTTCAAGCAACTGACTGAAGATGGTGAAAAAATGTTTACTGTTATTCACCCTTCAACAGTAATATCTCCAAATGTTAAAATTGGAGACGGATGCATGATCATGGCTGGAGCTGTAATCAATACCGGTGCAGAAATTAAGGACAATACCATAATCAACACCAATTCAACTATTGAACATCATAACTCGATCGGACCGCATTCCCACATTGCTCCAGGCTCTACACTTGGCGGCGAAGTCGTGGTAGGGGAAGAATCCATGGTGGGTATTGGAGCAACCGTTTTACCCCGTATAAACATGGGCTCTAGATCCACACTCGGGGCCGGCTCAACTGCCATAAAAAATATTCCTGATGATACCACGTGGGTCGGGACACCTGCAAAAGAACTTATTAACAAATAA
- a CDS encoding sugar transferase — protein sequence MTVKRCFDLVVAITALIIFSPILIGVAIAIHKRMGGGIFFIQRRPGLRGKPFNIIKFKTMSDARDEHGNLLPDSERLSRFGRILRSTSLDELPELVNVIFGDMSLVGPRPLLMQYLDRYTPEQMRRHDVLPGITGWAQVNGRNALSWDDKFKLDVWYVDNQHLFLDIKIIFMTVARVFKREGISQPGQATAQEFMGNKVNRDR from the coding sequence ATGACCGTTAAAAGATGCTTTGATCTTGTTGTGGCAATCACTGCCCTGATTATTTTTTCACCGATTCTTATCGGTGTAGCTATTGCCATTCACAAAAGAATGGGCGGTGGTATATTCTTTATTCAAAGAAGGCCGGGCCTGCGTGGCAAGCCGTTTAATATAATTAAATTCAAAACCATGTCCGATGCCAGAGATGAACATGGAAATCTTTTGCCCGACTCTGAACGCTTAAGCCGCTTTGGCAGAATTTTAAGATCAACGTCCCTTGATGAACTGCCCGAACTGGTTAATGTAATATTCGGGGATATGTCACTTGTCGGCCCAAGACCCTTGCTTATGCAATACCTTGACCGCTATACACCGGAGCAGATGCGCCGTCATGATGTTCTACCCGGAATTACCGGATGGGCACAAGTTAACGGACGTAATGCGCTTTCATGGGATGATAAGTTTAAACTTGATGTCTGGTATGTGGATAACCAACACTTATTTTTGGACATAAAAATTATTTTTATGACTGTAGCCAGAGTGTTTAAACGTGAAGGCATCAGTCAGCCCGGACAGGCTACCGCTCAGGAATTTATGGGCAATAAGGTAAACAGGGACCGATAA
- a CDS encoding glycosyltransferase family 4 protein, whose product MRIAVIGGYGPSLINFRGSMLRAMVEAGHEVYGLAPLDSSTVAEELARMGVKFVEAPIQRTGMNPLKDLSSLFALIKILQEIKPDTVLSYTIKPVIYGSIAAKIAGVKSIYSMITGLGYAFGQTSGKRGLLFKLVKSMYRAGLYFNKAVMFQNPDDRNLFVEQSIISNKKNTVITNGSGVDMKHFAKASVNTETPVFLCISRLLKEKGIHEFAQASLNLKIKYPDARFRLVGPHDHGPDSISEEQIRLWQSGGIECIGPVNDVRNELKNCTVYVLPSYREGTPRSVLEAMSTGRAIVTTDTAGCRETVLNGLNGYLVPVKDIPLLEEAMEKFILQPDLAESMGEASLSYAVKKYDVTKVNTTIMNTMGL is encoded by the coding sequence ATGAGAATAGCTGTCATCGGCGGCTACGGCCCCTCCTTGATCAATTTTCGAGGTTCTATGCTTAGGGCGATGGTAGAAGCAGGGCATGAAGTGTATGGTCTTGCACCTCTTGATTCCTCAACAGTAGCAGAGGAACTGGCTCGCATGGGAGTAAAATTCGTCGAAGCTCCTATTCAGCGCACAGGCATGAACCCGCTCAAAGACCTGAGTTCGCTTTTTGCTCTGATTAAAATTTTACAAGAAATTAAACCTGACACGGTTCTTTCATATACGATTAAACCTGTTATCTACGGCTCAATTGCGGCTAAAATTGCAGGTGTTAAAAGTATTTACTCTATGATCACAGGTCTTGGTTATGCTTTTGGGCAGACTTCCGGTAAACGGGGACTTCTTTTTAAACTGGTAAAGAGCATGTACCGGGCGGGACTCTATTTCAATAAAGCTGTGATGTTTCAAAATCCTGATGACCGAAACCTTTTTGTTGAGCAATCCATAATCAGCAATAAAAAAAACACGGTTATTACTAACGGCTCAGGCGTTGATATGAAACACTTTGCCAAAGCTTCTGTTAATACGGAAACACCTGTTTTTCTGTGCATTTCCAGACTCCTAAAGGAAAAAGGAATCCATGAATTTGCTCAAGCCTCGCTGAATTTGAAAATAAAATATCCTGATGCACGATTCAGGCTGGTCGGTCCTCATGACCATGGTCCCGATTCAATCAGCGAAGAACAGATCAGACTGTGGCAGTCAGGCGGAATTGAGTGTATCGGTCCAGTAAACGATGTGCGAAATGAACTGAAAAATTGCACAGTATATGTACTGCCATCATACCGCGAGGGAACTCCCCGCTCAGTTCTTGAAGCGATGTCTACCGGACGGGCAATTGTTACAACTGATACTGCAGGCTGCCGTGAAACAGTTCTCAACGGTCTCAACGGCTATCTGGTTCCTGTTAAAGATATCCCTCTGTTAGAGGAAGCAATGGAGAAATTCATTCTGCAACCGGATCTTGCTGAAAGCATGGGAGAAGCTTCTCTCAGCTATGCAGTCAAAAAATACGATGTTACCAAAGTCAATACGACCATCATGAATACTATGGGATTATAA